A window from Enterocloster bolteae encodes these proteins:
- a CDS encoding hydratase has translation MFDIQMDGIYLDNGCLVKEAGIQPDDARENTIAYQILRAHSISEEPDRMQIKFDALISQDLTYVGIIQTARSSGMTEFPVPYAMTNCHNSLCAVGGTINEDDHVFGLTAAKKYGGNYVPANLAVMHAYAREELSACGGMILGSDSHSRYGALGTMGFGEGGPELVKQLLGRTYDIPSPEVVLCYVTGNTKRGVGPEDVALAMVAALFKPGTVKNKILEFTGPGLKNLTADYRCNIDTMMTETSCLSSIWETDEITQAYYRNHGRPGDYRKLKARSPAYYDGVIYLDLGRIESMIALPFHPSNAVTIHEFNERAKELLEEVDQEAERLFGKNKLQLSHKIKDGRVIADQGSIAGCAGGLFENLQEAAEILKDATLGKDGFSMTVYPASMPVNLALIRSGAAEKLLSSGAIMKPCICGSCSGYGDIPATHTFSIRHATRNFPNREGSRPDEGQYCAVALMDARSIAATAANQGVITAATDLDYQIPDLKYCFDGTVYKKRVYYGYGKADASVRLVTGPNIVDWPPMDELHDNILMRFSAVIHDPVTTTDELIPSGDTASYRSNPIRLAEYALCRRVPGYAGYCRSIQAVEEERKQGKMPEELVQVMNRFGIDEDMIAGTGYGSCLFANKPGDGSAREQAASCQKVLGGIANLCFEYATKRYRSNCINWGIIPFTLDGREKFDCVQGDYIFIEGIRKALLEGKKCIAARTLGSDGNVRGITLALEGLTETERDILLAGCLINYYRKQKIGEC, from the coding sequence ATGTTTGATATACAGATGGATGGTATATACCTGGACAACGGATGTCTGGTTAAAGAAGCCGGGATACAACCGGATGATGCCAGGGAGAACACCATTGCTTATCAGATTCTGCGGGCACACAGCATATCAGAGGAACCGGACAGGATGCAGATAAAATTTGATGCGTTGATATCCCAGGACCTTACTTATGTTGGAATCATTCAAACAGCCAGAAGCAGCGGAATGACGGAATTTCCCGTGCCTTATGCGATGACCAACTGCCATAACAGCCTTTGTGCGGTAGGGGGAACGATTAACGAGGATGACCATGTGTTTGGGCTGACGGCAGCAAAAAAGTATGGCGGAAATTATGTTCCGGCCAACCTGGCTGTCATGCACGCATATGCGAGAGAGGAACTGTCTGCGTGCGGCGGCATGATACTTGGATCTGACAGCCATTCAAGGTATGGTGCCCTGGGAACAATGGGATTTGGGGAAGGTGGACCGGAGCTGGTAAAGCAGCTGCTTGGAAGGACTTATGACATACCATCTCCTGAGGTGGTACTCTGCTATGTGACCGGGAATACAAAGAGAGGTGTGGGACCTGAAGATGTGGCCCTTGCTATGGTGGCAGCACTTTTTAAGCCCGGAACTGTAAAAAACAAAATTCTGGAATTTACAGGCCCCGGACTTAAGAATCTTACAGCGGATTACAGGTGCAATATTGATACCATGATGACAGAAACTTCCTGCCTGTCCTCCATATGGGAGACAGACGAGATAACCCAAGCCTATTACAGGAACCATGGAAGGCCCGGGGATTACAGGAAGTTGAAGGCCAGGAGTCCAGCCTATTATGACGGTGTAATCTATCTCGACTTAGGCCGCATTGAGTCAATGATTGCCCTGCCCTTTCATCCCAGCAACGCGGTGACGATTCATGAGTTTAACGAGAGGGCAAAAGAACTGCTGGAGGAGGTGGATCAGGAGGCAGAACGGCTCTTTGGGAAGAATAAGCTTCAGCTTTCCCATAAAATTAAGGATGGAAGGGTGATTGCTGACCAGGGCAGCATAGCGGGATGCGCAGGTGGTTTGTTTGAGAATCTACAGGAGGCGGCTGAGATATTAAAAGACGCCACTTTGGGAAAGGATGGTTTTTCCATGACTGTATATCCGGCCAGTATGCCGGTTAACCTGGCGCTGATTCGTTCCGGTGCAGCGGAGAAACTGCTGTCATCCGGAGCAATCATGAAACCGTGTATCTGCGGTTCCTGTTCCGGCTATGGGGATATCCCAGCTACACATACCTTTTCCATTCGTCATGCTACGAGGAATTTTCCTAACAGGGAAGGAAGCAGACCGGATGAGGGGCAATACTGCGCAGTAGCTCTCATGGATGCACGTTCCATAGCAGCCACTGCTGCCAATCAGGGTGTTATTACAGCAGCCACGGATTTGGACTACCAGATACCGGACCTAAAGTACTGTTTTGACGGGACTGTGTATAAGAAGCGGGTTTATTACGGGTATGGAAAGGCTGATGCGTCTGTGAGGTTAGTGACCGGCCCTAATATCGTGGATTGGCCACCTATGGATGAACTGCATGATAATATACTGATGAGGTTTTCCGCAGTCATACATGACCCGGTAACAACCACGGACGAACTTATTCCTTCCGGCGACACGGCTTCCTACCGGTCTAATCCTATCCGTCTGGCAGAATATGCGCTGTGCAGAAGGGTTCCCGGTTATGCCGGGTACTGTCGGTCCATTCAGGCAGTGGAAGAGGAGAGAAAACAGGGAAAAATGCCGGAGGAGCTGGTTCAGGTGATGAACCGATTTGGTATTGATGAAGACATGATTGCAGGTACTGGTTACGGTTCCTGTTTGTTTGCCAATAAACCGGGGGACGGTTCGGCCAGAGAGCAAGCGGCCTCCTGTCAGAAGGTTCTTGGAGGAATTGCCAATCTCTGTTTCGAGTATGCAACAAAGAGATACCGCAGTAATTGTATTAATTGGGGCATTATTCCTTTTACTCTGGATGGAAGGGAAAAATTTGACTGTGTACAGGGGGATTATATATTTATTGAGGGTATACGCAAGGCTCTGTTAGAAGGAAAGAAATGTATTGCAGCCCGAACACTGGGAAGTGACGGCAATGTCCGAGGCATCACGCTTGCATTGGAAGGATTGACGGAGACAGAACGGGATATTCTGCTCGCAGGATGTCTGATTAATTATTACAGAAAACAGAAAATAGGGGAGTGTTAA
- a CDS encoding sigma 54-interacting transcriptional regulator: MKSHELMLISVYPEMLEDIQAVCQTMHIEPTILQWEIAQQGLLDKLNQMFLELPKPDVIISRGATAGMIEQYFPEIVSIRAEPDNLEILEILNKAREYGSRIGLILFDEYVDHYKIKTVEHLLDVEEVRIYPFRSRADIESQVLRGKRDGMDVMVGGGTLALRMGKQCGMNVCFVESGRLSLKKAIRQAESIIYARQREKLQLKCFSSAASSIQEGILSTENGTIVVANQEMGHILNINERLILNKKAEALPSSLMAPCILTFMFHDTADDGILKINGQNYYVKKSTARSKTNQRIIAVFQGTHNIQYQEQRVRSELRNNGFMAKYTFEDIVAESALMKSLMDKARLYASTNAGILINGNSGTGKELLAQSIHNASPRHNQPFVAVNCAAIPASLLESELFGYEEGAFSGAKKGGKRGLFELAHKGTIFLDEINSMPIELQSVLLRTIQEKEIRRVGAQKNIYVDIRIISACNKNMEELIADGKFRADLYYRLNTLKLTMPDLETRKEDIPPLCGYFLKRYSAKYSVPIPALSPEDSEILLKRSWPGNVRELENTMHRYVILSSLQHCSVNDCLDGTPPEQAASSGASQPPLEGTLAQMELALIRKCLEENHGSREKTAKQLGISRSTLWKKLSQQA, translated from the coding sequence ATGAAGAGTCATGAACTGATGCTGATATCTGTTTACCCTGAAATGCTGGAGGATATCCAGGCGGTCTGCCAGACCATGCATATCGAACCTACCATTCTTCAATGGGAAATAGCCCAACAGGGACTTCTGGACAAGCTGAACCAGATGTTTTTGGAACTGCCTAAGCCCGATGTCATTATCAGCCGCGGGGCCACCGCAGGCATGATTGAACAATACTTCCCCGAAATCGTATCCATACGTGCTGAACCGGACAATCTGGAAATACTGGAGATACTAAACAAGGCACGGGAATATGGTTCACGAATCGGTCTTATTCTTTTTGATGAATACGTAGATCACTATAAGATTAAAACTGTAGAACATCTGTTAGATGTGGAAGAGGTACGTATCTATCCCTTCCGTTCCCGGGCTGATATCGAGTCCCAGGTTCTAAGAGGCAAACGGGACGGAATGGATGTAATGGTGGGCGGCGGAACCCTGGCCCTGCGCATGGGCAAACAATGTGGAATGAATGTATGCTTTGTCGAATCCGGAAGGCTGAGCTTAAAAAAAGCCATACGGCAGGCTGAATCCATTATATATGCCAGACAACGTGAAAAGCTGCAGCTGAAATGCTTCAGTTCTGCAGCTTCTTCCATCCAGGAGGGAATCCTCTCCACGGAGAACGGGACCATCGTGGTTGCCAATCAGGAAATGGGGCATATCCTAAATATCAATGAACGGCTCATACTGAATAAAAAGGCAGAAGCTCTGCCGTCTTCCCTGATGGCTCCCTGTATACTCACATTCATGTTCCATGACACGGCAGATGACGGAATCCTGAAAATCAACGGGCAGAACTATTATGTTAAAAAAAGTACTGCCCGCAGCAAAACAAATCAGAGAATCATAGCCGTATTTCAGGGCACACACAACATTCAATACCAGGAACAAAGGGTTCGTTCAGAGCTGCGCAACAACGGCTTTATGGCAAAATACACTTTTGAGGACATCGTGGCGGAAAGCGCTCTGATGAAAAGCCTGATGGATAAAGCCAGACTGTATGCCTCCACCAACGCAGGAATCCTAATCAACGGAAACAGCGGTACCGGCAAGGAACTTCTGGCCCAGAGCATACATAACGCAAGCCCCAGACACAATCAGCCCTTCGTGGCTGTCAACTGTGCAGCCATCCCCGCCTCCCTTCTGGAAAGCGAATTATTCGGTTATGAGGAAGGAGCATTTTCCGGAGCAAAAAAAGGAGGAAAGCGCGGACTGTTCGAATTGGCCCATAAAGGTACCATCTTTCTGGATGAAATCAATTCCATGCCCATTGAACTGCAGAGTGTTCTGCTGCGTACCATTCAGGAGAAAGAAATTCGAAGAGTAGGCGCTCAAAAAAATATCTATGTGGATATCCGCATCATCTCCGCCTGCAACAAGAACATGGAAGAACTCATTGCGGACGGCAAATTCCGGGCCGACCTGTACTACCGCCTGAATACACTGAAGCTGACTATGCCCGACCTGGAGACCAGAAAAGAAGATATTCCGCCGCTGTGCGGATATTTCCTAAAACGCTATTCTGCCAAGTACAGTGTTCCAATTCCCGCTCTTTCCCCGGAAGACAGTGAGATTCTCCTCAAACGCAGCTGGCCGGGTAATGTCAGGGAACTGGAAAACACCATGCACCGCTATGTCATCTTAAGCAGCCTGCAGCATTGCTCTGTAAATGACTGTCTGGATGGAACCCCGCCGGAGCAGGCTGCATCCTCCGGAGCTTCGCAGCCACCGTTAGAAGGTACATTGGCCCAGATGGAGCTGGCCCTTATCCGGAAGTGCCTGGAGGAAAATCACGGCAGCCGTGAAAAAACGGCTAAGCAGCTGGGCATTTCACGCTCAACTCTCTGGAAGAAGCTGTCACAGCAGGCTTGA